A genomic stretch from Microtus pennsylvanicus isolate mMicPen1 chromosome 9, mMicPen1.hap1, whole genome shotgun sequence includes:
- the Naif1 gene encoding nuclear apoptosis-inducing factor 1: MAVPAKKRKMNFSEREVEIIVEELELKKHLLVNHFNAGVPLAAKSAAWHGILRRVNAVATCRRELPEVKKKWSDLKTEVRRKVAQVRAAVEGGEAPGPTEEDGAGGPGTGGGSGGSGAAIAPVLLTPMQQRICNLLGEATIISLPSTTEIHPVALGPTATAAAATVTLTQIPTEATFHTLEEGVVEYCTAEPPQPLPTEAPVEMITQHADASVKPQALKSRIALNSAKLIQEQRVTNLHIKEIAQHLEQQNDLLQMIRRSQEVQACAQERQAQAMEGTQAALSVLIQVLRPMIKDFRRYLQSNTPTPAPAPDPGQVAQNGQPDSILQ; encoded by the exons ATGGCTGTTCCAGCCAAAAAGAGGAAGATGAACTTTTCAGAGCGGGAGGTGGAGATCATCGTGGAAGAACTAGAGCTGAAGAAGCACCTGCTGGTGAACCACTTCAATGCTGGGGTCCCTCTGGCTGCCAAGAGTGCAGCCTGGCATGGCATCCTGAGAAGAGTCAACGCTGTGGCCACCTGCCGTAGGGAGCTGCCCGAAGTCAAGAAGAAGTGGTCCGACCTCAAGACCGAAGTCCGCCGCAAAGTGGCCCAAGTCCGAGCTGCTGTAGAAGGTGGCGAGGCCCCAGGGCCCACAGAAGAGGATGGAGCTGGTGGACCTGGGACAGGCGGTGGCAGTGGTGGCAGTGGCGCAGCCATAGCTCCAGTACTGCTGACCCCTATGCAACAGCGCATCTGCAACTTGCTGGGTGAGGCCACCATCATCAGCCTGCCCAGTACCACAGAGATCCATCCCGTGGCCCTTGGACCTACGGCCACGGCAGCTGCAGCCACGGTCACGCTGACACAGA TCCCCACTGAGGCCACCTTTCACACCCTGGAGGAGGGAGTGGTGGAGTACTGCACAGCCGAGCCTCCTCAGCCCCTGCCAACCGAGGCCCCGGTGGAGATGATAACTCAGCATGCAGACGCATCTGTCAAACCACAGGCACTTAAGAGCCGCATCGCCCTCAATTCGGCCAAGCTCATCCAGGAACAGCGGGTCACCAACCTCCACATAAAGGAGATCGCCCAGCACCTGGAGCAGCAGAATGACCTGCTGCAGATGATCCGGCGTTCCCAGGAGGTGCAGGCCTGCGCCCAGGAGCGGCAGGCCCAGGCCATGGAGGGCACCCAGGCGGCCCTGAGTGTCCTCATCCAGGTTCTCCGGCCCATGATTAAAGATTTCCGACGCTACCTGCAGAGTAACACACCCACCCCGGCCCCGGCCCCTGACCCTGGACAGGTGGCCCAGAATGGGCAGCCAGACAGCATCCTCCAGTGA